DNA from Evansella sp. LMS18:
TGCAGATTTTTTTATAATAATTATTCAGAATATTGTTTAAAAACAGAAAAATCAAATAAAGTTTACGAGGTGACGGAACATGAAACTGGAATACTCTTATAAATTCAGCGAATCGAGGGAAGAGGTATGGAATTTCATGCAGAACGAGGATGTATTAAGAAATTCCCTCCCAGGATGTAAAAGCTTTGAAAAAGACCCGGAGAAAGACGTCTATATTTCTGAAATGGGAATCAGCATCGGGCCAATAAAAGGGATATTTTACGGCGAGGTAAAACAGCTGAATCAGGAAAAGCCTGCATATTACAAGCTGAAGGTGCACGGAAAAGGCAAACCGGGGGAGATTGATGCTACCGCAGATATGTTCCTTGAAGAAGAAGAGGACGGAACAAGGGTAGACTGTAAGGCGGACGCTCAGGTAACCGGAGTACTCGCTTCTGCAGGACAGCGAGTAATGAATGGTGCGGCAAAACTGATACTCGGCCAGTTCTTTAAAGCTGTAGACCAGGAAATGAAGAAAACTGCGGAAAAAAATGCATAAAGCATTTTTTATAAATTGATGGAGGTGGAACAATTGGGATCGAAAATGGAGATTTCAATGAAGGTTAACGGTACTGAAAAGAAGTCACACGTTGAGCCGCGGATGCTTCTCGTACACTATTTGCGGGATGAACTGGATCTTACCGGAACACATATCGGCTGTGATACGAGCCAGTGCGGGGCTTGTACTGTGTATGTTGACGGAAAGTCTGTTAAATCGTGCACCACCCTTGCTGTGCAGGCTGACGGTTCTGAAGTAACTACTGTAGAAGGACTCGGTGATATGGAAAAACTTCATGCTATTCAGCGTGGCTTCTGGGAAGAGCATGGGCTCCAGTGCGGATATTGTACCCCGGGAGTAATGATGGCTATGGCTGCTTTACTCCGGGAAAATCATGATCCATCTGAAAGCGAGATAAGAGAAGGAATGAAAGGTGCTATCTGCCGTTGTACAGGATACCAGTTCATAGTAAAAGCAGTACAGCACGCAGCAAGGCGGCTGGCGGAAGAAAAAGAAGAGCAAAGGCTTGTCCAGTCTACTGGGGAAGGAGGGGTTAAATAATGGCGAAACTTCATGGAGCCAGAATAAAAAGGCAGGAAGATCCCCGTCTGATTACTGGTAACGGTAATTTTACAGATGATATTAAACTTCCTGGAATGGTTCATGCCAGAGTGCTGAGAAGCCCATACGCCCACGCTAAAATACTCAGTATTGATGTTTCCGAGGCGCTTGAGCATCCGGGGGTGCTGGCTGTTTATACCGGGAAGGATGTTAACCCTGAAATGCAGCCTGTACCTACTTCCTGGGTAGTCCCTGGCTGTAATATTAAGCCAAAGCCTCGAATGCCTCTCGCTGAAGAAAAAGTGCATTATGCCGGTGAAGGAGTTGCCTTCGTTGTAGCAGAGGACCGCTACATAGCAAAAGATGCCCTGGAAAAAATTAAGGTGGAATATGAAGAACTCCCTGCTGTTACCCATCAGGAGGAGGCTTTGAAGGAGGGGGCTCCGATAGTTCATGAGGATGTGGAGGGGAACCTTGCTTTTGACTGGCAGCCTGCTGAACTGGATGACGAAGTCTTTGAGCAGGCGGAAGTAGTTGTCAAACAGCGTTTTTACGAGCAACGGGTAGTCCCTAATCCGATGGAAACGAGGGGGGCTGTCGCACAGTACAACAGCGGCGGGGGAGAGATGACTATCTGGTGTACCAGCCAGAATCCTCATATACATCGAATGGTTTATTCTGAAGTCTTAGGTATTCCGGAATCAAAGCTTCGTATAGTAGCTCCTGACGTTGGGGGAGGATTTGGCGCAAAAATCGGTGTATACACAGAAGAAGCATTGGCAGGATATGCTGCTAAAAATTTAAAGCGGCCAGTTAAATGGATTGAGGAAAGAAGCGAGCACTTCCTCGCTACCAACCATGCTCGTGATGAAGTTATCGAAGTAGAGCTGGCGGGTAACAAGGACGGAACTTTAACAGCTCTCCGTGTGGTTAACACTGCGAATATGGGAGCTTATTTATCTACGATGGGAGCAGGGGTGCCGACTATTGACTTTGGGTTAATGATAACTGGCGCTTACGACATACCTAAAGCTGCAGTAAGAACTTTCGGTGTTTATACAAATACAACACCTACAGACGCATACAGGGGAGCAGGCAAACCGGAAGCTACATTCCAGATTGAAAGAGCCATTGATCTGTTTGCTCATAAAATTGGAATGGACGTGCTGGAGATACGAAAAAAGAACCTAGTGAAAAAAGAAGCCTTCCCATACACAAACGCCATGGGACTTAACTATGACAGTGGAAACTACCAGCTCTCACTCGAAAAGGCTCTTGAAATGGCGAACTACGAAGAGCTTAGAGAAGAGCAAAAACGTCTGGCAGCAGAAGGAAGGTTAATGGGAATTGGATTTTCCACCTATGTGGAGCTTTGCGGTCTGGGACCTTCGAAAGTAGCCGGGGCAATTGGTTTCCAGGGTGGTCTGTGGGAAAACAGTACAGTCCGTGTCCATCCTTCAGGAAAAGTGGCAGTATATACAGGTGCTTCTCCACATGGGCAGGGGGTTAAAACAACCTTCGCGCAGGTAGTAGGAGAGAAATTCGGAATCCCAATTGAAGATATTGAAGTATATTCCGGTGATACAGGAAGCATTGCCATGGGATGGGGAACGTACGGATCAAGGACGACCGCGGTAGGAGGCGGCGCATTAGCTATCGCGGCAGACAGAGTAGTGGATAAAGCGAAAAAAATCGCAGCTCATGAACTTGAAGCTTCCCCGGATGATATAGAACTGAAGGACGGCGTGTTCCAGGTGAAGGGGGTCCCTGGAAGACAGCGGACATTCCAGCAAATAGCGAAATCAGCGAATATGGCCTGGAATCTCCCGGAAGGAATGGAACCAGCTCTGGAAGCGCAGTCTTTCTTTGATCCGGAGAATTTTGTCTATCCATTCGGCACCCATATTTGTGTTGTGGAAGTAGATAAAGATACCGGAAAAGTAGAATTAACGAGATACATTGCTGTTGATGATGTTGGGCGTGTAATCAATCCTACCATTGTGGAAGGACAGGTCCATGGCGGACTGGCGCAGGGAATTGGACAGGCACTGTGGGAAGGTACCGTCTACAGTGAAAATGGCCAGCTTTTATCCGGTACATTCATGGACTACACGATGCCGCAGGCAGATTTCTTCCCGGAATTTGAAACAGCCTGCACGGAAACCCCTTCTCCTGTTAACCCATTAGGTGCAAAAGGGGTTGGAGAAACTGGTACGACCGCATCTACTCCTGCTGTGGTGAATGCAGTAATGGATGCGTTAAAGGCATATGGGATCAAAGATTTAGAGATGCCGCTGACACCTGAAAAAGTTTGGTCGGCGATGCAGAACAGGAGGGAACTAGTATGATACCAAGTGAATTTGCGTATAAAAGAGCAAACTCTGTGGAAGAAGCGCTTCAGCTGCTTAAGGAGAGTGATGGAGAAGGCAAGCTTCTCGCTGGTGGACACAGTCTCCTGCCTTTGATGAAGTTCCGCCTTACAAATCCGCAATCATTAATAGATATCAGCAGGATCGAGGAGCTAAAAGGAGTTAAGCTGGAAGGGGACCGTTTGGTCGTAGGAGCGATGACCACATACGACGAGCTTGTGAAAGACGAAACGGCACAGCAGCAAATTCCTGTTCTCGTAAAAGCAGTCAGGATCATAGGTGACCAGCAGGTTCGGAACCGTGGCACAATCGGCGGTAACCTTGCCCATGGGGACCCGGCTGCCGACCTTCCAGGTGCAGCTCTTGCACTTGACGCGGAGCTTGAGGTACACGGGGACCTGGGAAAGGAAACGATCGCGGCGGAAGACTTTTTTATTGCCCCTCTTGTAACTATGCTTGGGGAAAACAGTATTGTAACTTCAGTTTCTTTTGCAGTGCCGGCGCCTCATTCAAGATCAGTTTATTTAAAATATGAACATCCTGCTTCCGGCTACGCCGTTATTGGCGTATGCGCTGTTGCCGCAATGGATGATTCTGGCAAGGTAGAACATATACGAATCGGTATTAATGGGGTTAGTGATGTTCCATACCGGGCACGTGCGGTTGAAGAATCTTTAGCAGGTACAGAACCTACAGAAG
Protein-coding regions in this window:
- a CDS encoding CoxG family protein, producing MKLEYSYKFSESREEVWNFMQNEDVLRNSLPGCKSFEKDPEKDVYISEMGISIGPIKGIFYGEVKQLNQEKPAYYKLKVHGKGKPGEIDATADMFLEEEEDGTRVDCKADAQVTGVLASAGQRVMNGAAKLILGQFFKAVDQEMKKTAEKNA
- a CDS encoding (2Fe-2S)-binding protein; its protein translation is MEISMKVNGTEKKSHVEPRMLLVHYLRDELDLTGTHIGCDTSQCGACTVYVDGKSVKSCTTLAVQADGSEVTTVEGLGDMEKLHAIQRGFWEEHGLQCGYCTPGVMMAMAALLRENHDPSESEIREGMKGAICRCTGYQFIVKAVQHAARRLAEEKEEQRLVQSTGEGGVK
- a CDS encoding xanthine dehydrogenase family protein molybdopterin-binding subunit, yielding MAKLHGARIKRQEDPRLITGNGNFTDDIKLPGMVHARVLRSPYAHAKILSIDVSEALEHPGVLAVYTGKDVNPEMQPVPTSWVVPGCNIKPKPRMPLAEEKVHYAGEGVAFVVAEDRYIAKDALEKIKVEYEELPAVTHQEEALKEGAPIVHEDVEGNLAFDWQPAELDDEVFEQAEVVVKQRFYEQRVVPNPMETRGAVAQYNSGGGEMTIWCTSQNPHIHRMVYSEVLGIPESKLRIVAPDVGGGFGAKIGVYTEEALAGYAAKNLKRPVKWIEERSEHFLATNHARDEVIEVELAGNKDGTLTALRVVNTANMGAYLSTMGAGVPTIDFGLMITGAYDIPKAAVRTFGVYTNTTPTDAYRGAGKPEATFQIERAIDLFAHKIGMDVLEIRKKNLVKKEAFPYTNAMGLNYDSGNYQLSLEKALEMANYEELREEQKRLAAEGRLMGIGFSTYVELCGLGPSKVAGAIGFQGGLWENSTVRVHPSGKVAVYTGASPHGQGVKTTFAQVVGEKFGIPIEDIEVYSGDTGSIAMGWGTYGSRTTAVGGGALAIAADRVVDKAKKIAAHELEASPDDIELKDGVFQVKGVPGRQRTFQQIAKSANMAWNLPEGMEPALEAQSFFDPENFVYPFGTHICVVEVDKDTGKVELTRYIAVDDVGRVINPTIVEGQVHGGLAQGIGQALWEGTVYSENGQLLSGTFMDYTMPQADFFPEFETACTETPSPVNPLGAKGVGETGTTASTPAVVNAVMDALKAYGIKDLEMPLTPEKVWSAMQNRRELV
- a CDS encoding xanthine dehydrogenase family protein subunit M is translated as MIPSEFAYKRANSVEEALQLLKESDGEGKLLAGGHSLLPLMKFRLTNPQSLIDISRIEELKGVKLEGDRLVVGAMTTYDELVKDETAQQQIPVLVKAVRIIGDQQVRNRGTIGGNLAHGDPAADLPGAALALDAELEVHGDLGKETIAAEDFFIAPLVTMLGENSIVTSVSFAVPAPHSRSVYLKYEHPASGYAVIGVCAVAAMDDSGKVEHIRIGINGVSDVPYRARAVEESLAGTEPTEALVKEASEKAADDGEIGSDLFASEKYRRHLAKVYTERALKGIFFG